A genomic stretch from Phocoena phocoena chromosome 9, mPhoPho1.1, whole genome shotgun sequence includes:
- the PDK4 gene encoding pyruvate dehydrogenase kinase, isozyme 4, with translation MKAARFVMRSAGSLVPREVEHFSRYSPSPLSMKQLLDFGSENACERTSFVFLRQELPVRLANILKEIYILPDGLVNTSSVQLVKSWYIQSLMELVEFHEKSPKDQKTLSDFVDTLIEVRNRHHNVVPTMAQGILEYKDACTVDPATNQNLQYFLDRFYMNRISTRMLMNQHILIFSDLQTGNPSHIGSIDPNCDVAAVVQDAFECSKMLCNQYYLTSPELKLTQVNGKFPGQPIHIVYVSSHLHHMLFELFKNAMRATVEHQENWPSLTPIEVIVVLGKEDLTIKISDRGGGVPLRIIDRLFSYTYSTAPTPVMDNSRNAPLAGFGYGLPISRLYAKYFQGDLNLYSLPGYGTDAVIYLKALSSESVETLPVFNKSAFKHYQTSSEAGDWCIPSKEPKNLAKENVAV, from the exons ATGAAGGCGGCACGCTTCGTGATGCGCAGCGCCGGCTCCCTGGTACCCCGCGAGGTCGAGCATTTCTCGCGCTACAGCCCGTCCCCCCTGTCCATGAAGCAGCTGCTGGACTTCG GTTCAGAAAACGCATGTGAAAGAACCTCCTTTGTGTTTTTGAGACAAGAGTTGCCTGTGAGGCTAGCCAATATCCTGAAGGAAATTTATATCCTCCCTGATGGATTAGTAAATACCTCTTCAGTGCAACTAGTTAAAAGCTG GTATATCCAGAGCCTGATGGAGTTGGTGGAATTCCACGAGAAAAGCCCAAAGGACCAGAAAACATTATCAGA TTTTGTAGATACTCTCATCGAAGTTCGAAATAGACACCATAATGTAGTTCCTACAATGGCACAGGGAATCCTAGAGTATAAAGATGCCTGTACAGTTGACCCAGCCACCAATCAAAATCTTCAGTATTTCTTGGATCGATTTTACATGAACCGTATTTCTACCCGGATGCTGATGAACCAGCACA tCCTTATATTTAGTGACTTACAGACAGGAAACCCAAGCCACATTGGAAGCATTGATCCAAACTGTGATGTGGCAGCAGTGGTCCAAG ATGCCTTTGAGTGTTCCAAGATGCTTTGTAATCAGTATTATTTAACATCTCCAGAATTAAAGCTCACACAAGTGAATG GAAAATTTCCAGGCCAACCAATTCATATTGTGTATGTTTCATCTCACCTTCATCATATGCTCTTTGAACTATTCAAG aatgCAATGAGGGCCACAGTTGAACACCAGGAAAATTGGCCTTCCCTGACACCAATTGAGGTGATTGTTGTCTTGGGAAAAGAAGATCTTACAATTAAG atttCAGATAGAGGAGGTGGTGTTCCCCTGAGGATCATTGACCGGCTCTTTAGTTACACATACTCCACTGCACCAACGCCTGTGATGGATAATTCCCGGAATGCTCCTCTG GCTGGTTTTGGTTATGGCTTGCCAATTTCTCGTCTCTATGCCAAGTACTTTCAAGGAGATCTAAATCTCTACTCTTTGCCAGGATATGGAACTGATGCTGTCATCTACTTAAAG GCATTATCTTCTGAGTCTGTAGAGACACTCCCAGTCTTTAACAAATCAGCCTTCAAACATTATCAGACGAGCAGCGAGGCTGGTGACTGGTGTATCCCAAGCAAGGAACCAAAGAACCTGGCAAAGGAAAACGTGGCTGTGTGA